The Commensalibacter nepenthis genome has a window encoding:
- the bcp gene encoding thioredoxin-dependent thiol peroxidase produces the protein MTTLTEGAKAPNFEMQTQLNKTISLSELKGKKFILYFYPKADTSGCTKEACAFEENLSTLNKINIPVIGVSRDPVKKLKAFADKYNLTFALASDEAGNVTEAYGVWVEKSMYGRKYMGIERATFLIDEQGTIVKIWPKVKVTGHVEDVLNTIKQLDQ, from the coding sequence TGAAATGCAAACACAGTTGAATAAAACAATTTCTTTATCTGAATTAAAAGGAAAGAAATTTATTCTTTATTTTTATCCCAAAGCAGATACTTCTGGTTGTACCAAAGAAGCATGTGCATTTGAAGAAAACCTCTCCACCCTTAACAAAATCAATATTCCTGTTATCGGTGTTTCAAGGGATCCTGTTAAAAAATTAAAGGCATTTGCAGATAAATATAATCTAACTTTTGCTCTTGCCTCTGATGAAGCAGGAAACGTGACAGAAGCCTATGGTGTATGGGTAGAAAAATCAATGTATGGTCGTAAATATATGGGCATTGAACGTGCGACATTCTTAATTGATGAACAAGGCACAATTGTAAAAATTTGGCCTAAAGTAAAAGTAACTGGTCATGTTGAAGATGTTTTAAACACAATCAAACAACTCGACCAGTAA